Proteins found in one Bacteroidales bacterium genomic segment:
- a CDS encoding ketoacyl-ACP synthase III, translated as MAIFSIPNIRIAGMAAAVPVKEVSNLDYRWITVKERNQVVKTIGVEKRRIAKKGQTTADLCFAAATRLLDDLPWDRNEIQVIIFVSQSMDYIIPATAPILQERLGLSKTCMAFDINLGCSGYVYGLSVMGSLMSQGRLQKTLLLAGDLSNVTSSYRDKSTYPLFGDAGTATALEFADTAGPMIFNLQTDGAGHKAIMIPDGGVRNWVSKKSFTYRKYENGIYRNNLQIALNGIEVFNFSLREVVPNIKATLGYAEKTLNDFDYLVFHQANRLINETIRKMLKADKEKVPYSIHKYGNTSSASVPLTIVSELQEEIKHKHLRFLLSAFGIGLSWGTVLLETERMVCPGVLEVDS; from the coding sequence ATGGCCATTTTTTCCATCCCAAACATTCGAATCGCCGGCATGGCAGCAGCTGTTCCGGTAAAAGAAGTGTCCAATCTGGATTACCGGTGGATCACTGTTAAGGAAAGAAATCAGGTTGTGAAAACTATCGGGGTAGAGAAACGCAGGATCGCGAAAAAAGGTCAGACCACGGCTGATCTGTGCTTTGCTGCCGCCACACGGCTACTGGACGACCTGCCCTGGGACAGGAATGAGATCCAGGTGATCATCTTCGTATCCCAGTCGATGGATTACATCATTCCGGCCACTGCACCCATCTTGCAGGAACGGTTGGGATTATCAAAAACCTGCATGGCATTCGATATTAACCTGGGCTGTTCAGGGTATGTTTACGGATTGTCGGTCATGGGCAGCCTGATGAGCCAGGGGCGTTTGCAAAAAACACTTTTACTGGCCGGCGACCTTTCCAACGTTACTTCATCCTACCGGGATAAAAGCACCTATCCGCTTTTTGGGGATGCCGGGACAGCTACAGCTTTGGAATTTGCCGATACGGCAGGCCCGATGATCTTCAACCTTCAAACAGATGGGGCTGGTCATAAGGCGATCATGATCCCGGATGGAGGGGTGCGCAACTGGGTGAGCAAAAAGTCGTTCACCTATCGGAAATACGAAAATGGAATTTACAGAAATAACCTGCAAATCGCCCTGAATGGGATCGAGGTGTTCAATTTCTCCCTTCGCGAGGTAGTGCCCAACATAAAAGCCACACTCGGATACGCAGAGAAAACACTCAATGATTTTGATTACCTGGTCTTTCACCAGGCCAACCGTCTGATCAACGAAACGATCCGCAAAATGCTGAAAGCCGATAAGGAGAAGGTCCCCTACTCCATCCATAAATATGGGAACACCAGCAGTGCTTCCGTACCTTTAACCATCGTTTCCGAATTGCAGGAAGAAATCAAACATAAACATCTCAGATTTTTGCTTTCTGCTTTCGGTATCGGGTTATCCTGGGGCACGGTACTGCTTGAAACGGAAAGGATGGTGTGTCCGGGAGTGCTGGAGGTTGACAGTTGA
- a CDS encoding SDR family oxidoreductase: MNAFDLTGKRILVTGASSGLGRQCAITASQHGATVIITGRNQGRLLETFGQLSGTDHQWLLADLTNETEITQLVGHLQPVNGVVYSVGISDLSPARFITTADITKTFNVSFNASVLLTSNLLSRKKLVPKACSLVFISTISTRYPFVGGAMYISAKAALEAYARVLALELASRGIRSNSICPAFVKTPMLDTTAENYSQEAVKKIEERQPLGLGEPEDVANAVVFFLSDASRWITATNLILGGG, encoded by the coding sequence ATGAACGCATTCGACCTCACCGGAAAACGAATCCTTGTCACAGGCGCATCCTCGGGCCTTGGGCGTCAATGTGCGATCACGGCCAGCCAGCACGGGGCAACGGTCATCATTACCGGCCGGAACCAGGGAAGATTGCTGGAAACCTTCGGTCAACTGTCGGGTACTGACCACCAGTGGCTGCTGGCAGATCTCACCAATGAAACAGAGATCACACAGCTGGTCGGTCATCTTCAACCGGTCAATGGGGTTGTCTACAGTGTCGGGATATCCGATCTGTCACCTGCCCGGTTCATCACCACGGCAGATATTACTAAAACGTTCAATGTCAGCTTTAATGCTTCCGTGCTTCTCACCAGTAACCTTCTGTCACGGAAAAAACTTGTGCCAAAAGCCTGTTCACTCGTCTTTATCTCCACGATATCCACAAGATACCCCTTTGTGGGCGGAGCAATGTATATCAGTGCAAAAGCAGCATTGGAAGCCTACGCCCGTGTGTTGGCCCTCGAACTGGCATCCAGGGGGATCAGATCCAACAGCATCTGCCCGGCCTTTGTTAAAACACCGATGCTGGACACTACCGCTGAAAATTATTCCCAGGAGGCTGTTAAAAAAATAGAAGAACGACAACCCCTGGGACTTGGTGAACCTGAAGATGTGGCCAACGCCGTGGTTTTTTTCCTTTCCGATGCCTCACGCTGGATCACGGCAACAAACCTCATCCTCGGGGGAGGCTGA
- a CDS encoding glycosyltransferase family 2 protein has translation MSAPDYSVIVPVFNGEDTLGELFSRMQAVFNELNATFEAIFIDDGSLDDSWKVLTHLKTDHPDIITAIRLARNAGQHNATFCGMVRAKGNFIITIDDDLQIPPEEMTKLIRQYADTQPDVVYGIYPDKKHNALRNISSASFRQSSRIFNNGPGKGSSFRLITRELTDHVVKHYQSFVFLDELINWYTADITYVDIRHNERKNKKSGYSPRKLARLVSNVILYYSNIPLKMMVYTGLIFSVFSFFIGILYIIKKIFFNVSVPGYTSTIVVIAFSTGIIVFSLGVIGEYLSRIYFSQSRKPPYTIKKIL, from the coding sequence ATGAGTGCTCCGGATTATTCAGTGATCGTGCCGGTCTTTAACGGTGAAGACACCCTCGGGGAGTTGTTCAGCAGGATGCAGGCCGTTTTCAACGAACTCAATGCAACCTTTGAAGCAATCTTCATTGACGATGGTTCGCTGGATGACAGCTGGAAGGTGCTGACGCACTTAAAAACGGATCACCCCGACATCATTACGGCCATCCGGCTGGCCAGGAATGCCGGACAGCACAACGCCACCTTTTGCGGGATGGTCAGGGCCAAAGGGAACTTCATCATTACCATCGACGACGACCTTCAAATACCACCGGAAGAAATGACAAAACTGATCCGGCAGTACGCGGATACACAACCTGATGTTGTCTACGGTATTTATCCTGACAAGAAACACAATGCACTGCGGAATATCTCCAGTGCCTCCTTCCGCCAGTCGTCGCGGATCTTCAACAACGGACCCGGCAAGGGCTCTTCTTTCCGGCTGATCACGCGGGAATTGACCGACCATGTTGTCAAGCACTACCAGAGCTTCGTCTTCCTGGATGAACTGATCAACTGGTACACAGCCGACATAACCTACGTTGACATCCGTCACAACGAACGGAAGAATAAAAAGTCGGGTTACTCCCCCCGAAAACTGGCCCGCCTGGTTTCCAATGTCATCCTTTATTATTCCAACATACCCCTGAAGATGATGGTCTATACCGGATTGATCTTTTCTGTTTTTTCATTCTTCATTGGCATACTTTATATCATCAAAAAAATATTCTTTAACGTATCGGTACCCGGATACACCTCCACGATCGTTGTCATCGCCTTCTCAACGGGCATCATCGTATTCAGCCTCGGGGTCATTGGTGAATACCTGAGCCGTATCTACTTCTCCCAGAGCAGAAAACCACCCTATACGATCAAAAAGATACTATAG
- a CDS encoding GNAT family N-acetyltransferase: MELSKYGIKLHRLREEDIELVRAWRNSLLIRQYMEFRDEITPEMQKAWFRSINNTGNFYFIIEYGQKKIGLINSSHVDWETRSSEGGIFLWDEQYYETFVPVWASLCLLETSYHILKAGTSAVKILRDNERAQKLVSSLGYELVAGQESVYNQHYILTPERFFRYAPRLIKAATLLAGPGGSTHSLFFDREDIRSGLADFMDGKLDKGRIKAYAGSGESRFYEFLPRAV, translated from the coding sequence ATGGAGCTTTCAAAATACGGAATAAAACTCCATCGCCTGCGGGAAGAAGACATTGAACTGGTACGTGCCTGGAGAAACTCCCTCCTGATCCGTCAATACATGGAATTCAGGGATGAGATCACCCCTGAGATGCAGAAAGCGTGGTTCCGGTCCATCAACAATACCGGGAATTTTTACTTTATCATTGAATACGGGCAAAAAAAAATCGGGCTGATCAACTCCAGCCATGTGGATTGGGAAACGCGGAGTTCGGAAGGGGGCATTTTCCTCTGGGATGAACAGTACTATGAAACCTTTGTGCCGGTCTGGGCTTCCCTTTGTCTGCTGGAAACCTCCTATCACATCCTGAAAGCCGGTACATCAGCGGTGAAAATCCTCCGCGACAATGAACGGGCGCAAAAACTGGTCAGTAGCCTGGGCTATGAGCTCGTGGCAGGACAGGAGAGCGTTTACAATCAACACTATATCCTGACCCCCGAGCGCTTTTTCCGGTACGCTCCCCGGCTGATCAAAGCGGCTACCCTGCTTGCCGGGCCAGGGGGATCAACACACTCCCTTTTCTTTGACAGGGAAGATATCCGGTCGGGGCTGGCCGACTTTATGGACGGCAAACTGGATAAAGGTCGGATCAAGGCGTATGCCGGATCAGGTGAAAGCCGTTTCTATGAATTCCTTCCTAGAGCGGTTTAA
- a CDS encoding sulfotransferase, giving the protein MEDQVGPQRMSSPSLFFIIGRPRSGTTLLRFLFEAHPGVLVPPESPFILNLYRKYRNVTSWNPETIREFCDDVYTQRYFEKWLTDKEHLYQQLMEKEGRSSFQTMVRQVCLSYNSVFEKDDIRWIGDKNPGYSLYVHRIHQLFPEAKIIHITRDYRDNYLSLTKVNFEVPVVPLVVFRWKFALKRMWELKKHVPEQIFSIRYEDLVADPEHHFRDICRFIGIPYDPDVLSFYRKKSAIEKAYAGSDEIQQVHQSLFHPISTRRINLWKSEMRAREIRIADLVAGKAAEKAGYERQYTRFNIGLYLWILPTLIYAWVMYQLILLGDRMPHKLRNGLNRFLGIFLKSYWKFHKRKIKPL; this is encoded by the coding sequence ATGGAAGATCAGGTAGGACCCCAGAGGATGTCATCCCCGTCGCTTTTCTTCATCATCGGGCGGCCCCGGTCAGGCACCACCCTGCTGCGGTTTCTCTTTGAAGCGCATCCCGGAGTGCTTGTTCCCCCTGAAAGCCCGTTCATTCTGAATCTTTACCGGAAATACCGGAACGTGACCAGCTGGAACCCGGAAACGATCCGCGAATTCTGTGACGATGTTTACACCCAGCGTTACTTCGAAAAGTGGCTGACCGATAAGGAGCATCTTTACCAGCAGCTTATGGAAAAAGAAGGCAGGTCATCCTTTCAGACGATGGTCCGGCAGGTATGCCTTTCCTACAACTCCGTATTCGAAAAGGATGACATCCGGTGGATCGGGGATAAGAATCCCGGATATTCACTGTATGTTCACCGCATCCACCAGCTTTTCCCTGAAGCGAAGATCATTCACATCACCAGGGATTACCGGGATAATTACCTGTCGCTGACAAAGGTCAATTTTGAAGTTCCTGTTGTCCCCCTGGTCGTTTTCCGCTGGAAATTTGCCCTGAAAAGGATGTGGGAGCTGAAGAAACACGTTCCTGAACAGATTTTTTCGATCAGGTACGAAGACCTGGTGGCTGACCCTGAGCATCATTTCAGGGATATTTGCCGGTTCATCGGGATTCCGTATGATCCTGATGTTTTGTCATTTTACCGGAAAAAATCAGCGATCGAAAAAGCCTACGCCGGTTCGGATGAGATCCAACAGGTGCACCAGAGCCTTTTTCATCCCATTTCGACCCGCAGGATCAACCTCTGGAAGTCGGAAATGCGTGCCAGAGAGATCCGCATCGCCGATCTGGTGGCGGGGAAAGCGGCTGAAAAAGCTGGTTATGAAAGGCAATACACGCGTTTTAACATCGGGTTGTACCTGTGGATTTTGCCAACACTGATCTATGCCTGGGTGATGTACCAACTGATCCTTCTGGGAGACCGCATGCCCCATAAACTACGCAACGGATTGAACCGTTTCCTGGGGATCTTTCTGAAATCATACTGGAAATTCCATAAGCGAAAGATTAAACCGCTCTAG
- a CDS encoding oligosaccharide flippase family protein, producing the protein MAQRSFFKDVSGVLISNVVTIVSGLLASVILSRKLGPEGFGIYSAILVIPLIVVSFTQLGIRGSSIYHLGRKKYEQAEIVGSILLILAMTSLLGILITGTGFLILGDESFTRLYMILVVLSIPFRLAMAYFGGIFIGKEQIGKANFINWFSELIHLVAVAALVWFMELGIAGALLSLLAANTLITLWAGIKMGREYGFQIRYRSVIIRDLISMGFLFALAFMVIQLNYRIDILLLQELSTKEEVGFYSLGVSIAEKLWQLPLAIGVVLMSRTANAANQDLINQTTGRLVRVSIIAGLIASAVLAAVSPWLIPAIWGDNFQSSVRIIQTILPGILFISIFRILSSRLSGIGKPHISIYVFLPALILNILLNLWWIPRHGALGAVWATNVSYSLGTVAYVFIYSKIVHVPVRRIFEFHRSDFMFISEFRKWKIR; encoded by the coding sequence ATGGCCCAGCGAAGTTTCTTTAAAGATGTATCCGGTGTTCTGATCAGCAATGTCGTTACCATTGTGTCCGGTTTGCTGGCGAGTGTCATCCTTTCCAGGAAACTGGGACCCGAAGGATTCGGGATCTATTCGGCCATTCTGGTGATCCCCCTGATTGTTGTGAGTTTCACTCAGCTCGGGATCCGGGGCTCTTCCATCTATCATCTTGGCAGGAAGAAGTATGAACAGGCGGAGATTGTTGGCAGCATTCTGCTCATCCTGGCCATGACCTCATTGCTCGGGATCCTGATCACCGGAACCGGATTCCTGATCCTGGGCGATGAGTCATTCACCCGTCTGTACATGATCCTTGTCGTGCTGTCGATCCCCTTCCGTCTTGCCATGGCCTATTTCGGAGGGATCTTCATTGGTAAGGAGCAGATCGGGAAAGCCAACTTCATCAACTGGTTCTCCGAACTCATTCACCTGGTGGCCGTGGCCGCACTGGTATGGTTCATGGAACTGGGGATCGCAGGGGCATTGCTGTCGCTGCTGGCAGCCAATACTCTGATCACCCTCTGGGCAGGGATCAAAATGGGCAGGGAGTATGGATTTCAAATCCGTTACCGTTCAGTGATCATCCGTGATCTCATTTCGATGGGTTTCCTGTTTGCCCTTGCTTTTATGGTCATCCAGCTGAACTACAGGATTGATATTTTGTTGCTGCAGGAGCTTTCGACTAAAGAAGAAGTGGGATTCTATTCACTGGGTGTTTCCATCGCAGAAAAGCTCTGGCAGCTTCCCCTGGCCATCGGTGTTGTGCTGATGAGCCGCACGGCCAATGCAGCCAACCAGGACCTGATCAACCAGACCACGGGCAGGCTGGTCAGGGTTTCCATCATTGCCGGCCTGATCGCCTCCGCCGTGCTGGCAGCCGTTTCACCCTGGCTGATCCCTGCGATCTGGGGAGACAATTTTCAGTCCAGTGTACGGATCATTCAGACGATTCTTCCCGGTATTTTATTCATCAGTATTTTCAGGATCCTCAGCAGCAGGCTGTCGGGCATCGGTAAACCCCACATCTCCATTTATGTATTTCTACCGGCCCTGATCCTCAACATACTGCTGAATCTGTGGTGGATCCCCAGGCATGGAGCACTGGGTGCCGTCTGGGCTACCAATGTCAGCTATTCGCTGGGAACCGTGGCATACGTTTTCATCTATTCGAAGATTGTACACGTCCCTGTGCGCAGGATCTTTGAGTTTCACAGAAGTGATTTTATGTTCATAAGTGAATTCAGGAAATGGAAGATCAGGTAG
- a CDS encoding MBOAT family O-acyltransferase yields the protein MLFNSIEYLVFLPAVVAIYFIIPVKWRWLFLLFASYFFYMCNRIEYGILILFTTMVDYFVALQIERSSSHRKKKAYLVISLVANLGMLAGFKYLNFFSESIGLLLHSFNIQGNLPVFSILLPVGISFFIFKSLSYTIDVYRGIRAPEKHFGHYALYVSFFPQLIAGPIDRSSGLLPQLHHPREFSASVLISGLKLMLWGFFKKVIIADRLGLYVDEIYAHPETYTGLSVILATVLFAFQLYGDFSGYTDIARGSARILGYDLMINFKRPMVAKSLRDFWNRWHISLTTWFRDYVLYSLPYIKNKKVSFTWLYANLIITYLLMGLWHGASWNFVIFGFLNGVFLIAETISEKPRRRFLDVTGISPSRFLKNLTGNIITLSLIIFTLIFFRADNLKESRLIISNSFNFSNLHLSVFQILRDNELLFGILALVVMLVAEHLHEKHDLVRIIASRHIIIRWSIYAGFIFFILIFWAQQKQEFIYFQF from the coding sequence ATGCTGTTCAACTCGATTGAGTACCTGGTCTTTCTTCCTGCAGTCGTTGCCATTTACTTCATCATTCCGGTCAAATGGCGCTGGTTGTTTCTTCTCTTTGCAAGTTATTTCTTCTATATGTGCAACAGGATCGAATATGGTATCCTGATCCTGTTCACCACCATGGTCGACTATTTCGTGGCACTGCAGATCGAACGGTCTTCCAGCCACAGAAAGAAAAAAGCATATCTGGTGATCAGTCTTGTGGCCAACCTGGGCATGCTGGCAGGATTCAAGTATTTGAATTTTTTCTCCGAAAGCATTGGTCTTTTACTTCATTCATTCAACATTCAGGGTAACCTGCCTGTGTTCAGCATTCTGTTACCGGTCGGCATTTCGTTTTTTATCTTCAAATCATTAAGCTATACGATCGATGTATACAGGGGGATCCGCGCACCTGAGAAGCATTTCGGGCACTATGCCCTGTACGTTTCCTTTTTCCCTCAGCTGATCGCCGGTCCGATTGACCGGTCATCCGGTCTCCTGCCCCAGTTGCACCATCCCAGGGAATTCAGCGCATCAGTGCTGATCAGCGGGTTGAAGCTGATGCTGTGGGGTTTCTTTAAGAAAGTGATCATTGCCGACCGGCTTGGATTGTATGTTGACGAAATCTATGCACATCCTGAAACCTATACCGGGCTGTCGGTGATCCTGGCCACGGTGCTGTTTGCCTTCCAGTTGTACGGTGATTTTTCAGGATACACGGATATTGCCCGGGGTTCGGCCCGCATTCTGGGTTACGACCTGATGATCAACTTCAAGCGCCCGATGGTTGCCAAATCCCTCAGGGATTTCTGGAACCGGTGGCACATCTCGCTCACGACGTGGTTCCGTGATTATGTGCTTTACTCCTTGCCTTATATCAAAAATAAAAAGGTCAGTTTTACCTGGCTTTATGCCAACCTCATCATCACCTACCTGCTCATGGGACTCTGGCACGGCGCCAGCTGGAACTTCGTGATCTTTGGTTTCTTAAACGGTGTGTTCCTGATCGCGGAAACCATCTCGGAAAAACCCCGCAGAAGATTCCTTGATGTGACCGGCATCAGCCCATCCCGGTTCCTGAAAAACCTGACCGGAAATATCATCACACTTTCCCTGATCATTTTCACCCTGATCTTTTTCAGGGCAGATAACCTGAAGGAGAGTAGGCTTATTATATCTAATTCATTTAATTTCAGTAATTTACATCTATCGGTATTCCAAATACTCCGTGACAATGAGCTGCTTTTTGGCATCCTGGCGCTTGTCGTGATGCTGGTTGCAGAACATCTTCACGAAAAACATGACCTGGTCAGGATCATTGCCTCCAGGCACATCATAATCCGGTGGTCAATTTATGCCGGATTTATCTTTTTCATCCTCATTTTCTGGGCACAGCAGAAGCAGGAATTCATCTACTTTCAATTCTGA